The window CCGCAAAGTCAGCGGACATTACGACAAGGAAGTCGACATCGCCATCAAATCGGCGACGACAATGCTCGAGCCCCTCATGATTACCGTTATGGGTGTGGTCGTCGGCGGCATCGCGATGGGCCTGCTCTTACCAATTTTCTCGCTCAGTCGGGCTCCGGCAGGCTAACCGCCTAGCGGCGCGATGTGACTTCAAATTTCAGATCCTTCAACCCCGCGGCAGGCACATCCTGCTTGAAGGGCGAGTTGGGACCTGAGAACTTGGGATCGACGATGTTGACCTTCACCCGCTCGGTGGGATCCATCGGGTGAGGCGGGCCATCGACAGTGCTCAAAACGTCGATGCGATTGGCGCCGACAAAGACCTTGCCAGTGAAAGCGCCTCCGCTGACAGGCAACGTGATTGGGGGCTCGTTGCCGACATAGCAGCGAAGTTCGCCGGTCATCGGCATCCCATCCAGCGTCACCGTGCCGGCAATCTCGGCTTGTGAGGGAAGCTTATTTGACCCCGCGCCACAGCCGACAATCGCCACGATGGCCATTCCAATAACCAACGAGACAAACGACTTCATGAATGCGACTTTCGATCCTGAAAGAGAAATGCCGACTCTCGGCAAGAGATCGGGCGCTGCACTTCTCAGCGCCCGGTCAGAAACGTCCGTGCGATGCGGACAACAAAGCTACTAAGGATTGGTTTCGCCACCGTCGCGCGTGCAGAAGGCGTGGATGACGGTGGTGTCGGTCGAATCGGTGAAGACGCGGTTGCTTCCGTCAGCGAGCAGCACCACGGCGCCGCCCGGGTGGTAAGAGCTGATCGGGAAGTTGGCACCCACATCATCCGAAGTTCCGCTGGCGGCGTCGCCAGCGAACCCAACCTGGTTGATCCGATAACGGACTGCCGTGCAGTTGAAGTGTCGCTTGTCACTCCAAGTAGCTTGAGTCTCAGTTGCACCGACTGCCGAACCCATCGTCCAGCCATATCGGCCACCGCTGTTGCCAGTCTTCTGCCAGCTGTTAAACGGAGCAGTGACAGGTTTTTGGCTGGCGTCGAGCAGGTGGCGGCTCTGCTCACCAATCATCCACGTATTGCTCGAGCCATCGGTGATCGACGAAAAGCCGGTTTTGCTATTGGCATAGAAGACGCCGTTGTCCGACGCGAGCGATCCCGAGGCTGTCGCGGTGCAGCAGCCTTGCGGATAGACGCCAGTGCCTGATGTGTTAATCGCCGAGCCCGAGATGCCGGTATATGAAACGATCATCTTGCGGGCCGCCGCACCACCGGAGGTGAAAAACTCGGGCACCGCGCTCGATGGACAGCGGTAGACTTTGATCTTGAGATCATTGACTGCCGCAGCGTTATTGGCGTTCGTGTAGCCGCTGGACGACACGAACTGCCACTTGTTGTAGACATTCGCTTGCTCGACGTAAGGGAGCATGTACACCATCCACGAAGATCCCCAGC is drawn from Anatilimnocola floriformis and contains these coding sequences:
- a CDS encoding DUF1559 domain-containing protein; translation: MVARLKMGRRSNQGFTLVELLVVIAIIGVLVALLLPAVQAAREAARRSSCSNNMKQLGLAAHNFHDTYGNRFMPGSANDMNEFGTSATTGWGSSWMVYMLPYVEQANVYNKWQFVSSSGYTNANNAAAVNDLKIKVYRCPSSAVPEFFTSGGAAARKMIVSYTGISGSAINTSGTGVYPQGCCTATASGSLASDNGVFYANSKTGFSSITDGSSNTWMIGEQSRHLLDASQKPVTAPFNSWQKTGNSGGRYGWTMGSAVGATETQATWSDKRHFNCTAVRYRINQVGFAGDAASGTSDDVGANFPISSYHPGGAVVLLADGSNRVFTDSTDTTVIHAFCTRDGGETNP